One stretch of Methylococcus capsulatus DNA includes these proteins:
- a CDS encoding DUF3570 domain-containing protein, with product MAATERLAAFTAAALALPGMVAAQGLDLNPEALAIDGSYSNYQESKGRMSVQAFQNDAALQLGDDVNFRVNSTLDFIGGGSNPMNLDQIGGASPTFYWGRNNNYGRKYGELELSQATQGPQRGRQGGIHDQRLAIDGALSVVLDDLTLGLAGGNSREWDYISNFFNLDARWNLDRKATTLAAGFGYASDTVWADGGNQGRIHQQYTDGTVIGGDKNTYQGLLGLTQVLDKNSLLQVNLTVSNSSGFLSDPYKSAWVNDVPAVRSPSPRSASARAAPDMSTRSGASGGSPEPSPSPVPSPDRPAEVPATPVNTFCRQNVPFSFQANLCADTRPGSRIQSAVLLRYVRNIPELNAAALHLDYRFYSDNWNIDSHTFEAGWLQPLPYETMLTFRLRYYTQRSAYFYQTVYDRPTADGLYSSDYRLASFGAVGGGLQVNKTFFGMLQIGGGVDLYQRTQGMGFMGGTGSHVDNFSFALYSVNLNLKF from the coding sequence GTGGCTGCAACTGAAAGGCTGGCGGCTTTCACGGCGGCGGCCCTGGCGCTGCCGGGCATGGTGGCCGCGCAAGGGCTGGACCTCAACCCGGAAGCGCTGGCCATCGACGGCAGCTATTCGAACTATCAGGAAAGCAAAGGGCGCATGTCGGTGCAAGCGTTCCAGAACGACGCCGCGCTTCAGCTAGGTGATGACGTCAATTTCCGGGTAAACAGCACGCTGGACTTCATCGGCGGCGGCTCGAATCCGATGAACCTCGACCAGATCGGCGGCGCTTCCCCCACTTTCTACTGGGGGAGAAACAACAATTACGGCAGAAAATACGGCGAGCTGGAACTATCCCAGGCCACCCAGGGCCCGCAGCGCGGCCGGCAGGGTGGCATCCACGACCAGCGTCTGGCCATCGACGGTGCCCTGAGCGTGGTGCTGGACGACCTGACCCTGGGCCTGGCCGGCGGCAACTCCAGGGAGTGGGACTATATTTCCAACTTTTTTAACCTGGACGCGCGCTGGAACCTCGACCGGAAAGCGACGACCCTCGCCGCCGGCTTCGGCTATGCCTCCGACACCGTATGGGCCGACGGCGGCAACCAGGGCCGCATCCACCAACAATACACCGACGGCACGGTAATCGGCGGCGACAAGAACACCTACCAGGGGCTGCTGGGCCTGACCCAGGTGCTGGACAAAAACTCGCTGCTCCAGGTCAATCTGACCGTCAGCAATAGCTCAGGCTTCCTGTCCGATCCCTACAAATCCGCCTGGGTGAATGACGTGCCCGCGGTCCGCTCGCCATCTCCCCGTTCCGCGTCGGCTCGGGCCGCTCCGGACATGTCGACGCGTAGCGGTGCCAGCGGTGGGAGCCCCGAGCCGTCGCCGAGTCCCGTTCCCTCGCCCGACCGGCCGGCCGAGGTTCCCGCTACGCCGGTCAACACGTTTTGCCGGCAAAACGTGCCGTTTTCCTTCCAGGCCAATCTTTGCGCCGATACCAGGCCGGGCTCGCGCATTCAGTCCGCGGTGCTGCTGCGCTACGTGCGCAACATCCCGGAGCTCAATGCGGCCGCCCTGCACCTGGACTACCGATTCTATTCGGACAACTGGAACATCGACTCGCACACCTTCGAAGCCGGCTGGCTGCAGCCGCTGCCGTACGAGACGATGCTGACGTTCCGCCTAAGGTATTACACCCAGCGCTCCGCCTATTTCTACCAAACCGTTTACGACCGACCCACCGCCGATGGCCTGTATTCCTCCGACTACCGGCTCGCCAGTTTCGGCGCGGTCGGTGGCGGACTCCAGGTGAACAAGACCTTCTTCGGGATGTTGCAGATCGGCGGTGGGGTGGATCTGTATCAGCGCACCCAAGGCATGGGCTTCATGGGCGGCACCGGCAGTCACGTGGACAATTTCAGTTTCGCCCTGTATTCGGTCAACCTGAATCTCAAATTCTGA
- a CDS encoding DUF4266 domain-containing protein encodes MKQVILLCCFLAFLSGCVQTVAPWERGTLAKPQMALVPDVQHSALMLHTYGSKETSSGGYGVGGGGCGCN; translated from the coding sequence ATGAAACAGGTGATTTTGCTGTGCTGCTTCCTTGCCTTTCTATCCGGCTGCGTGCAGACGGTCGCTCCGTGGGAGCGAGGCACACTGGCCAAACCGCAGATGGCGCTGGTGCCTGACGTCCAGCATTCGGCGCTCATGCTGCACACCTATGGTTCCAAGGAGACCTCGTCGGGCGGCTATGGCGTAGGCGGTGGGGGCTGTGGCTGCAACTGA
- a CDS encoding TlpA family protein disulfide reductase: MIRHFASGCAAVFFTAAVSANPAPDCQLTRYQDGTPLNIAGFKGKVTYVDFWASWCGPCLQSFPFMAETYKDFKPKGFELIAVNLDEEREGADAFLAKQPADFTIASDPEGDCPRRYNVQAMPSSFLIDRKGNIRHVHLGFREKDKMEIRAQIEALLNEP; this comes from the coding sequence ATGATCAGACATTTTGCTTCCGGATGCGCCGCTGTATTTTTCACCGCCGCGGTGTCCGCCAATCCTGCCCCGGACTGCCAATTGACCCGGTATCAGGACGGGACTCCCCTGAATATCGCCGGATTCAAAGGCAAGGTGACCTATGTCGACTTCTGGGCCTCCTGGTGCGGCCCTTGTCTGCAATCGTTCCCGTTTATGGCCGAAACCTACAAGGACTTCAAGCCCAAGGGTTTCGAGCTGATCGCGGTCAACCTCGATGAGGAGCGGGAGGGCGCAGACGCTTTCCTGGCGAAACAGCCGGCCGACTTCACCATCGCCTCCGATCCAGAGGGCGATTGTCCCAGACGGTACAACGTCCAGGCGATGCCGTCCTCCTTCCTCATCGACCGGAAGGGCAATATTCGCCATGTCCATCTGGGGTTCAGGGAAAAGGACAAGATGGAAATCCGTGCCCAGATCGAAGCGCTGCTCAACGAGCCGTGA
- a CDS encoding DUF423 domain-containing protein — MNKRRGTNGWLVTTGIAGFTAVVMGAFGAHGLRNVLAPEILAVYHTGVQYHLWHTLGLGLITLLRQQAPQSRPLAWAAWLMLAGIFLFSGSLYLLAVSGIRWLGLITPLGGVAFLAAWACVAVHGWRQP; from the coding sequence ATGAATAAGAGGAGAGGAACCAACGGCTGGCTCGTGACGACGGGCATCGCCGGCTTTACCGCCGTGGTCATGGGTGCTTTCGGCGCCCATGGGCTCAGAAACGTCCTCGCGCCAGAGATACTGGCGGTCTACCACACGGGCGTGCAGTACCATCTCTGGCACACGCTGGGGCTGGGTTTGATCACCCTCTTGAGGCAACAGGCTCCTCAGTCCCGGCCGTTGGCCTGGGCGGCGTGGCTGATGCTCGCCGGTATCTTTCTGTTTTCCGGCAGCCTGTATCTGCTAGCCGTCTCCGGCATCCGCTGGTTGGGCTTGATCACGCCCCTCGGCGGCGTGGCTTTTCTCGCGGCCTGGGCTTGTGTGGCGGTTCATGGCTGGCGGCAACCGTGA